A section of the Cutibacterium granulosum genome encodes:
- a CDS encoding TrmH family RNA methyltransferase has product MGVGPAARPWPEDARLDPDLLEHGDRRNVVDRYRYWSVEAIVAELDTRRRPLHIAIQNWEHDFNIGSVVRTANAFNVAGVHILGRRRWNRRGAMVTDRYLHIHHHPDVPDFLTWLEDHDITPVGVDNLPGSVALESATLPRDCCLVFGSEGAGLTDEVVAGCSQLVAITQYGSTRSMNAGAAAAIAMWAWGMQHPVHP; this is encoded by the coding sequence GTGGGGGTCGGCCCTGCTGCGCGACCGTGGCCGGAGGATGCCCGACTCGACCCGGACCTGCTGGAACACGGCGACCGACGCAATGTCGTTGATCGGTATCGGTACTGGAGTGTCGAGGCGATCGTCGCCGAGCTTGACACCCGCCGTCGGCCACTGCACATCGCCATCCAGAACTGGGAGCACGACTTCAACATCGGTTCGGTGGTGCGCACCGCCAATGCGTTCAACGTGGCCGGGGTGCACATCCTGGGCCGACGACGGTGGAATCGACGCGGTGCGATGGTCACCGATCGCTACCTGCACATTCACCACCATCCCGACGTTCCCGACTTCCTCACCTGGCTGGAGGATCACGACATCACCCCGGTCGGTGTCGACAACCTGCCCGGATCGGTGGCGCTGGAGTCGGCCACCCTGCCGCGGGACTGCTGCCTGGTCTTTGGTTCGGAGGGTGCTGGGCTCACTGACGAGGTGGTTGCCGGGTGCAGCCAGCTCGTCGCCATCACCCAGTACGGGTCCACCAGGTCCATGAACGCCGGTGCTGCCGCCGCCATCGCCATGTGGGCCTGGGGCATGCAACATCCCGTCCATCCCTGA
- a CDS encoding aerotaxis receptor Aer, which translates to MSGPEPTGEQRIVETDEIFFSTTDAKGVIEKANSVFVDISRYPWDDLIGAPHNIIRHPMMPKAAFLAMWNTIQGGEPFCAYVHNLAADGATYTVLATIVPLDEGYLSVRIAPQVRELQNAAEAVYQAARDAEWVAGEQGCGAPERARRGLDAVQTALEQAGFPDYGSFMRKVLVQEVACRRLQRRPSRGMSDESALGRLSTQANRAGDVVDTWLATFEDLSDLSVKAGRTAHILGEAMGESKRTADAITDSSQSTEPALRPLVSVLTLWTSMDAEIAPLIDEVVADLHALATSADLTSFRLAIAHVQVESMRSFISEIWAEMPGWERALPAIDDLSIAVEEAMSQATRRLDELRSLAASAASRTGELAELMAMPTALLTSWQHMASERELSQGVADLAPKVEEQIGASQEMAAELTSVVAGLRKLADARLEDWDAALVTDIRRLAAEVATGK; encoded by the coding sequence ATGTCAGGACCAGAACCAACCGGGGAGCAGCGCATCGTCGAAACCGATGAGATCTTTTTCTCCACCACCGACGCCAAGGGCGTCATAGAAAAGGCGAACTCTGTCTTTGTCGACATTTCGAGGTATCCATGGGACGATCTCATCGGTGCGCCGCACAACATCATTCGACACCCCATGATGCCCAAAGCGGCGTTCCTGGCCATGTGGAACACCATCCAAGGTGGCGAACCCTTCTGCGCCTACGTCCACAACCTTGCTGCCGACGGTGCCACCTACACCGTGCTCGCCACCATCGTGCCGCTGGACGAGGGCTACCTGTCGGTGCGCATCGCTCCGCAAGTCCGCGAACTGCAGAATGCCGCAGAGGCCGTGTACCAAGCTGCCCGGGACGCCGAGTGGGTGGCTGGAGAGCAGGGATGCGGTGCTCCGGAGCGCGCCCGCCGCGGGCTCGACGCCGTTCAGACGGCCCTGGAGCAGGCTGGGTTCCCGGACTATGGGTCGTTCATGCGCAAGGTCCTGGTGCAGGAGGTCGCGTGTCGTCGTCTGCAGCGCCGTCCCTCGCGTGGCATGTCGGACGAATCGGCTCTGGGGCGGCTGTCCACGCAGGCCAATCGTGCTGGTGACGTCGTGGACACCTGGTTGGCGACCTTCGAGGATCTCAGCGATCTGTCGGTCAAGGCCGGTCGAACCGCTCACATCCTGGGTGAGGCCATGGGCGAGTCCAAGCGGACTGCCGATGCCATCACCGATTCAAGCCAGTCCACCGAACCGGCCCTGCGACCCCTGGTGTCCGTCCTCACCCTGTGGACGAGTATGGATGCCGAGATTGCACCGCTCATCGATGAGGTCGTTGCCGATCTTCACGCCCTGGCCACCAGTGCCGATCTCACCAGTTTCCGCCTGGCGATTGCCCACGTCCAGGTGGAGTCGATGCGCAGTTTCATCTCCGAGATCTGGGCAGAGATGCCCGGGTGGGAACGTGCGCTACCTGCCATCGATGACCTCTCGATCGCGGTGGAGGAGGCCATGTCGCAGGCCACACGCCGACTGGACGAGCTGCGCTCCTTGGCGGCCAGTGCAGCCTCTCGCACCGGGGAGCTGGCAGAACTCATGGCCATGCCCACTGCACTGCTCACCAGCTGGCAGCACATGGCCAGTGAACGTGAGTTGTCGCAGGGAGTTGCCGATCTGGCCCCGAAGGTGGAGGAGCAGATCGGTGCCAGCCAGGAGATGGCAGCCGAACTCACCAGTGTCGTTGCAGGATTGCGCAAGCTGGCAGATGCACGGCTCGAGGACTGGGATGCCGCCCTGGTGACTGACATTCGTCGACTGGCTGCCGAGGTGGCAACGGGAAAGTGA
- a CDS encoding biotin/lipoyl-containing protein: MKLKVTVNDVAYDVDVDVDKTPNAPLAPIMFGGGSGPALKASAGGGGKAGAGEVPAPLAGTVAKILCAEGDAVKAGDVLLTLEAMKMETEINAPADGKVTKILVAVGDAVQGGQGLVALES, encoded by the coding sequence ATGAAACTCAAGGTGACCGTCAACGACGTCGCGTACGACGTGGACGTCGATGTCGACAAGACCCCGAATGCCCCGCTGGCCCCCATCATGTTCGGTGGCGGCTCCGGCCCGGCCCTCAAGGCCTCGGCCGGTGGCGGCGGAAAGGCTGGAGCTGGCGAGGTTCCCGCCCCGCTTGCCGGTACCGTGGCAAAGATCCTCTGTGCTGAGGGAGACGCCGTCAAGGCTGGCGACGTCCTCCTCACCCTGGAGGCCATGAAGATGGAGACTGAGATCAACGCCCCTGCCGATGGCAAGGTGACGAAGATCCTGGTCGCCGTTGGTGACGCTGTTCAGGGTGGACAGGGCCTCGTGGCCCTCGAGAGCTGA
- a CDS encoding phosphoglyceromutase has product MTSKLILLRHGESEWNSKNLFTGWVDVDLNEKGAGEARHAAELLKQENLLPDVVHTSLLRRAIHTAYLALDGCDRHWIPVRRSWRLNERHYGALQGLNKAETKEKYGDDQFMAWRRSFDQPPPVIDKDGEWSQFNDPRYADIPSSQRPLTECLKDVVARMIPYFESAITDDLKAGRTVLVAAHGNSLRALVKHLDGISDDDIAGVNIPTGIPLLYELDDDFKPVIKGGRYLDPEAAAAGAKAVANQGNK; this is encoded by the coding sequence ATGACATCCAAGCTCATCCTGCTCCGCCACGGCGAGAGCGAATGGAACTCAAAGAACCTCTTCACCGGCTGGGTGGACGTCGACCTCAACGAGAAGGGCGCGGGCGAGGCACGTCACGCTGCCGAGCTGCTCAAGCAGGAGAACCTGCTGCCCGACGTCGTCCACACCTCGCTGCTGCGTCGCGCCATCCACACTGCCTACCTCGCTCTGGACGGCTGCGATCGCCACTGGATCCCGGTGCGTCGTTCCTGGCGTCTCAACGAGCGCCACTACGGTGCCCTGCAGGGCCTCAACAAGGCCGAGACCAAGGAGAAGTACGGCGACGATCAGTTCATGGCTTGGCGTCGTTCCTTCGACCAGCCGCCGCCCGTCATCGACAAGGATGGCGAGTGGAGCCAGTTCAACGACCCGCGCTACGCCGACATCCCCTCCTCCCAGCGTCCGCTGACCGAGTGCCTCAAGGACGTCGTCGCCCGTATGATCCCGTACTTCGAGTCCGCCATCACCGACGACCTCAAGGCCGGTAGGACCGTCCTCGTCGCTGCCCACGGCAACTCGCTGCGTGCCCTCGTCAAGCACTTGGACGGTATCAGCGACGACGACATCGCCGGTGTCAACATCCCCACCGGCATCCCGCTGCTCTATGAGCTCGACGACGACTTCAAGCCGGTCATCAAGGGCGGGCGTTACCTCGACCCGGAGGCTGCTGCTGCTGGCGCCAAGGCCGTGGCGAACCAGGGCAACAAGTGA
- a CDS encoding methylmalonyl-CoA carboxytransferase subunit 5S, whose amino-acid sequence MSPRKIGVTELALRDAHQSLLATRMSLEDMVDACADIDAAGYWSVECWGGATFDSCIRFLNEDPWERLRTFRKLMPNSRLQMLLRGQNLLGYRHYNDEVVDKFVEKSAENGMDVFRVFDALNDPRNLEHAMAAVKRVGKHAQGTICYTTSPIHTPESFVKQADRLIDMGADSIAFKDMAALLKPQPAFDIIKGIKENHPDVQINLHCHSTTGVTMVTLQKAIEAGVDVVDTAISSMSLGPGHNPTESLVEMLEGTEYTTGLDMDRLIKIRDHFKKIRPKYKKFESKTLVNTNIFQSQIPGGMLSNMESQLEAQGAGDRMDEVMKEVPRVRKDAGYPPLVTPSSQIVGTQAVFNVLMGNGEYKNLTAEFADLMLGYYGKPIGDLNPDIVEMAKKQTGKESIDCRPADLLDPEWDTQVAEAEKLEGFNGTDEDVLINALFPGVAPKFLKERSQGPKSVAMTEAQLKAEAEGAESTAIAGPINYTVTVGGRSHDVTVESA is encoded by the coding sequence ATGAGTCCGCGAAAGATTGGCGTTACCGAGCTCGCGCTCCGCGACGCGCATCAGAGCCTGCTTGCCACCCGAATGTCACTGGAAGACATGGTCGACGCTTGCGCCGACATCGACGCTGCTGGCTACTGGTCCGTCGAGTGCTGGGGTGGAGCTACCTTCGATTCCTGCATCCGTTTCCTCAATGAAGACCCGTGGGAGAGGCTTCGCACCTTCCGCAAGCTGATGCCCAACTCCCGTCTGCAGATGCTGCTGCGTGGGCAGAACCTGCTGGGTTACCGTCACTACAACGACGAGGTCGTCGACAAGTTCGTCGAGAAGTCCGCCGAGAATGGTATGGACGTCTTCCGCGTCTTCGACGCCCTCAACGACCCCCGCAACCTCGAGCACGCGATGGCCGCCGTCAAGCGCGTCGGCAAGCACGCCCAGGGCACGATCTGCTACACGACCTCCCCGATCCACACCCCGGAGAGCTTCGTCAAGCAGGCCGACCGCCTCATCGACATGGGCGCCGACTCCATCGCCTTCAAGGACATGGCTGCCCTGCTCAAGCCGCAGCCGGCCTTCGACATCATCAAGGGCATCAAGGAGAACCACCCCGACGTGCAGATCAACCTGCACTGCCACTCCACCACGGGCGTCACCATGGTGACCCTGCAGAAGGCCATCGAGGCTGGCGTTGACGTCGTCGACACCGCCATCTCCTCGATGTCGCTGGGCCCGGGACACAACCCCACCGAGTCGCTGGTCGAGATGCTCGAGGGCACCGAGTACACCACTGGCCTCGACATGGATCGCCTCATCAAGATCCGCGACCACTTCAAGAAGATTCGTCCGAAGTACAAGAAGTTCGAGTCCAAGACGCTGGTCAACACCAACATCTTCCAGTCCCAGATCCCGGGCGGAATGCTCTCCAACATGGAGTCCCAGCTCGAGGCCCAGGGTGCTGGCGACCGCATGGACGAGGTCATGAAGGAGGTGCCGCGCGTCCGCAAGGATGCCGGTTACCCGCCGCTGGTCACCCCGTCGTCCCAGATCGTCGGGACCCAGGCCGTCTTCAACGTCCTCATGGGCAATGGCGAGTACAAGAACCTCACTGCTGAGTTCGCCGACCTCATGCTCGGGTACTACGGCAAGCCGATTGGCGACCTCAACCCCGACATCGTCGAGATGGCCAAGAAGCAGACCGGCAAGGAGTCGATCGACTGCCGTCCGGCCGACCTGCTCGACCCCGAGTGGGACACCCAGGTTGCCGAGGCCGAGAAACTCGAGGGCTTCAACGGCACCGACGAGGACGTTCTCATCAACGCCCTGTTCCCGGGGGTTGCCCCGAAGTTCCTCAAGGAGCGCTCGCAGGGCCCCAAGAGCGTCGCGATGACGGAGGCTCAGCTCAAGGCTGAGGCAGAAGGTGCAGAGTCGACCGCCATTGCCGGTCCGATCAACTACACCGTGACGGTTGGTGGCCGTAGCCACGACGTGACCGTCGAATCCGCGTGA
- the ptsP gene encoding phosphoenolpyruvate--protein phosphotransferase: MKTFSGLGVSAGIGQAPALLVEPAPGLPARDPKGDTDDDVARVTAALSKVADRLDARALEADPSAIGVLMATAMMARDPGLTSSVRTHLEEGDGPAHALWGAIDDFCAQLTAAGGYLAERVTDLHNVRDRALAVLQGLPEPGVPAFDSPVILVAEDLAPADTATLDPELVRGLVTAAGGPTSHTAILAAQIGIPAVVRCPGIREVESGTELALDGVSGTVLVEPDEQSVTQLSDRAEQRRAVLDAAPEGPAHLGDDTRVLVLANIGSSSDAPTAKSKGAEGVGLFRTEFLFLDRHDAPSQDEQVEAYSSVLNTFDEDAKVVFRTLDAGADKPLAFADLGPEDNPALGRRGLRLSQVRTDLIDTQLAALAEAAERTGRDPYVMAPMVATPAESTWFAERARAAGIKTVGIMVEVPSTALRSAQVLEPVDFASIGTNDLTQYCMAADRLQGELAELLTPWQPAVIQLIGATCEGAGDRLIGVCGEAAGDPLLALVLVGLGVRSLSMAAGKITAVKAALALHSAGQCRRIAEAALAAPSPQQARQAALDLADPSVAVLIG, translated from the coding sequence ATGAAGACTTTCTCTGGTCTGGGAGTCTCTGCCGGAATCGGCCAGGCTCCAGCACTACTCGTTGAACCAGCACCTGGCCTACCGGCACGTGATCCCAAGGGCGACACCGACGACGACGTGGCGAGGGTGACCGCTGCACTCAGCAAGGTTGCCGACCGCCTCGACGCACGTGCCCTGGAAGCTGATCCATCCGCCATCGGGGTGCTCATGGCCACTGCCATGATGGCCCGTGACCCCGGTCTGACGAGTTCCGTGCGCACCCACCTCGAGGAGGGCGACGGCCCGGCCCATGCCCTGTGGGGCGCCATTGACGACTTCTGCGCCCAACTCACTGCTGCTGGCGGATACCTGGCCGAGCGGGTCACCGACCTGCACAATGTGCGCGACCGGGCCCTGGCCGTCCTGCAGGGGCTGCCCGAACCGGGCGTTCCCGCCTTCGACTCCCCCGTCATCCTGGTGGCGGAGGATCTGGCCCCGGCCGACACCGCGACCCTCGATCCCGAGCTGGTACGCGGCCTGGTCACTGCTGCAGGTGGCCCGACCAGCCACACCGCAATTCTCGCCGCCCAGATCGGCATCCCCGCCGTGGTGCGCTGCCCAGGGATCCGTGAGGTCGAGTCGGGCACCGAGTTGGCCCTCGACGGAGTCTCGGGCACTGTGCTCGTCGAGCCCGACGAGCAGTCCGTCACCCAGCTCAGCGATCGCGCCGAGCAGCGTCGTGCCGTGCTCGACGCTGCTCCAGAAGGACCGGCACATCTTGGTGACGACACCCGGGTGTTGGTGCTCGCCAACATCGGCAGCTCGTCCGACGCCCCCACCGCGAAGTCCAAGGGGGCGGAAGGAGTCGGCCTGTTCCGTACCGAGTTCCTCTTCCTGGATCGCCACGACGCGCCCAGTCAGGACGAACAGGTCGAGGCCTACTCGAGTGTTCTCAACACTTTCGACGAGGATGCCAAGGTCGTCTTCCGTACCCTGGACGCCGGTGCCGACAAGCCGCTGGCCTTCGCCGATCTGGGTCCGGAGGACAATCCAGCGTTGGGTCGACGTGGTCTGCGGCTGTCCCAGGTACGTACCGACCTCATCGACACCCAGTTGGCAGCCCTGGCGGAGGCCGCTGAGCGGACTGGACGCGACCCCTACGTCATGGCACCGATGGTCGCCACCCCTGCCGAGTCCACCTGGTTCGCCGAACGGGCTCGCGCCGCTGGGATCAAGACTGTCGGCATCATGGTCGAGGTCCCCTCGACCGCACTGCGGTCCGCGCAGGTTCTCGAGCCAGTGGATTTCGCCTCCATCGGCACCAACGACCTCACCCAGTACTGCATGGCAGCCGACCGTCTGCAGGGCGAGCTCGCCGAACTGCTCACGCCGTGGCAGCCGGCGGTGATCCAGCTCATCGGTGCCACCTGTGAGGGCGCCGGGGATCGACTCATCGGCGTGTGCGGGGAGGCGGCCGGAGATCCCCTGCTGGCCTTGGTGCTCGTTGGTCTGGGGGTACGTTCCCTCTCGATGGCGGCTGGCAAGATCACCGCTGTCAAGGCCGCCTTGGCACTGCACTCTGCAGGGCAGTGCCGCCGAATCGCCGAGGCTGCGCTGGCAGCTCCCAGTCCGCAGCAGGCACGTCAGGCAGCCCTGGACCTTGCCGACCCGTCCGTGGCGGTACTCATCGGCTGA
- the fbaA gene encoding class II fructose-bisphosphate aldolase: MPIASPEVYAEMFDRAGQKGFAYPAINVTSSQTLNAALQGFSEAGSDGIIQISTGGAEYASGQKVKDMVTGAVALAEYARVVAKNYPVNIALHTDHCQKEKLDTYVNPLIAISQQRVDKGQDPLFNSHMWDGSAIEVEENLQIAEELLSRTAKAKIILEIEVGAVGGEEDGVTGEINEKLYTTVADGMRTLEVLGLGEKGRYITALTFGNVHGAYKPGHVKLRPEILKEIQDECGKKYGKDKPFDLVFHGGSGSTAQEIADAVSYGVVKMNVDTDTQYAFSRPVVDHVMTNYSGMLKIDGEVGNKKMYDPRSWGRKAETGMAARVVEACERLGSQGNAMNA, encoded by the coding sequence ATGCCCATCGCATCTCCTGAGGTATATGCTGAAATGTTCGATCGCGCAGGGCAGAAGGGCTTTGCGTATCCGGCCATCAACGTGACCTCATCGCAGACTCTCAATGCGGCCCTGCAAGGGTTCTCCGAGGCTGGCTCGGACGGCATCATCCAGATCTCCACTGGTGGTGCCGAGTACGCCTCGGGCCAGAAGGTCAAGGACATGGTCACCGGTGCCGTTGCCCTGGCGGAGTACGCCCGCGTCGTGGCCAAGAACTATCCGGTGAACATCGCCCTGCACACCGACCACTGCCAGAAGGAGAAGCTGGACACATACGTCAACCCGCTCATCGCCATCTCGCAGCAGCGCGTCGACAAGGGCCAGGACCCGCTGTTCAACTCCCACATGTGGGACGGCTCGGCCATTGAGGTAGAGGAGAACCTGCAGATCGCCGAGGAGCTGCTCAGTCGTACCGCCAAGGCCAAGATCATCCTCGAGATCGAGGTCGGTGCCGTCGGTGGCGAGGAGGACGGCGTGACCGGCGAGATCAACGAGAAGCTGTACACCACCGTCGCAGACGGCATGCGCACCCTCGAGGTGCTCGGTCTGGGCGAGAAGGGTCGCTACATCACGGCCCTCACCTTTGGCAACGTCCACGGCGCCTACAAGCCTGGACACGTCAAGCTGCGTCCGGAGATCCTCAAGGAGATCCAGGACGAGTGCGGCAAGAAGTACGGCAAGGACAAGCCATTCGACCTCGTCTTCCACGGTGGTTCGGGCTCCACGGCCCAGGAGATCGCCGACGCGGTGTCTTACGGCGTCGTCAAGATGAACGTCGACACCGACACCCAGTACGCCTTCTCCCGCCCGGTCGTCGATCACGTCATGACCAACTACAGCGGCATGTTGAAGATCGACGGTGAGGTCGGCAACAAGAAGATGTACGACCCGCGCTCGTGGGGTCGGAAGGCCGAGACCGGTATGGCTGCTCGCGTCGTCGAGGCCTGTGAGCGTCTGGGTTCCCAGGGCAATGCCATGAATGCCTGA
- a CDS encoding HPr family phosphocarrier protein, which produces MPSRTATIAAESGLHARPAAMFVQAATKSGLAVTIGRPGEEPVDARSILSVMGLGAKKGETVELTAEGEGADDVLANLCTALETPSA; this is translated from the coding sequence ATGCCCAGTCGCACCGCCACCATCGCCGCCGAGTCTGGCCTGCACGCTCGCCCCGCCGCCATGTTCGTCCAGGCTGCCACCAAATCTGGCCTGGCCGTCACCATTGGCCGCCCCGGTGAGGAACCCGTGGATGCCCGTTCCATCCTCTCGGTGATGGGTCTGGGTGCCAAGAAGGGTGAGACCGTGGAACTCACGGCCGAGGGCGAGGGCGCTGACGACGTTCTTGCCAACCTGTGCACCGCCCTCGAGACTCCGAGCGCCTGA
- a CDS encoding DedA family protein, whose product MPSLLITLIPLLMPAWLDPQHIIEAAGAAALWIVALIVFAECGLAVFFMPGDSLLFALGMFAAVGVNSEVPLVHYGSPASTLVIVNIVLIIAAIAGNTVGYWIGHEVGPRLFRPREGFAGKVFAPEHVDKTNEFFEKHGAPALILARFVPIVRTFVTMVGGVAQMNFRKFISYTAIGGVLWVLIAVQAGYFLGQVDVIRNNFEAALLLIIVVSLIPMGVEWLKARRKGAEETTAGDAQTESKAAARAE is encoded by the coding sequence ATGCCGAGTCTCCTCATCACGCTGATTCCACTGCTCATGCCAGCTTGGTTGGATCCGCAACACATCATCGAAGCCGCCGGAGCGGCCGCACTGTGGATCGTTGCCCTCATCGTCTTCGCCGAGTGTGGCCTCGCGGTGTTCTTCATGCCAGGTGACTCCCTGCTCTTCGCGTTGGGCATGTTCGCAGCCGTTGGCGTCAACTCCGAGGTGCCACTGGTGCACTACGGATCTCCTGCGTCGACCCTCGTCATCGTCAACATCGTCCTCATCATTGCGGCCATCGCCGGCAACACCGTTGGTTACTGGATCGGCCACGAGGTGGGGCCACGGCTCTTCCGACCTCGGGAGGGATTCGCTGGCAAGGTGTTCGCCCCCGAGCACGTCGACAAGACCAACGAGTTCTTCGAGAAGCACGGTGCCCCGGCACTGATCCTGGCTCGATTCGTGCCAATCGTGCGCACCTTCGTGACGATGGTCGGTGGCGTCGCACAGATGAACTTCCGCAAGTTCATCTCGTACACGGCGATCGGTGGAGTGCTGTGGGTCCTCATCGCGGTGCAGGCTGGGTACTTCCTGGGCCAGGTGGACGTCATCCGCAACAATTTCGAGGCGGCACTGCTGCTCATCATCGTCGTCTCACTCATTCCCATGGGGGTCGAGTGGCTCAAGGCGCGTCGCAAGGGTGCGGAGGAGACCACCGCAGGAGACGCGCAGACCGAATCCAAGGCGGCTGCTCGAGCGGAGTGA
- a CDS encoding acyl-CoA carboxylase subunit beta — protein MAEKKTIKLASTMEGRVEQLADERHRIELGGGEARLDKQRSKGKQTARERIDNLVDAYSFDEVGAFRKHRTTLFGMDTAEVPADGVVTGRATIGGRPVHVASQDFTVMGGSAGETQSTKVVETMEQSLLTGTPFVFFYDSGGARIQEGIDSLSGYGKMFYANVKLSGVVPQVAVIAGPCAGGASYSPALTDFIIMTKKAQMFITGPGVIKSVTGEEVTADELGGADAHMSTSGNIHFVAEDDDAAMLIAQKLLSFLPQNNTEDAQIVNPNNDVSPDESLRDVVPLDTNKAYDIRDVIAKIVDWGDYLEVKAGWATNIVTAFARVNGRTVGIVANQPKVMAGSLDIDASDKAAEFITFCDSFNIPLVQLVDVPGFLPGVQQEYGGIIRHGAKMLYAYSEATVPKITIVLRKAYGGSYLAMCNRDLGADAVYAWPTAEIAVMGAAGAANVIFRREIKASEDPAATRAEKIDEYQNAFNTPYVAAARGQVDDVIDPADTRRKLAVALETYATKRQPRPAKKHGVMPC, from the coding sequence ATGGCTGAGAAGAAGACAATCAAGCTCGCCAGCACGATGGAAGGTCGTGTTGAGCAGCTGGCCGACGAGCGGCACCGCATCGAACTTGGCGGTGGCGAGGCTCGGCTCGACAAACAGCGTTCCAAGGGCAAGCAGACTGCTCGCGAGCGTATCGACAACCTGGTAGACGCCTACTCCTTCGACGAGGTCGGCGCCTTCCGCAAGCACCGCACCACCCTGTTCGGCATGGACACCGCCGAGGTGCCCGCCGACGGTGTGGTCACCGGTCGCGCGACCATCGGTGGCCGCCCGGTGCACGTGGCCTCCCAGGACTTCACCGTCATGGGTGGTTCGGCTGGTGAGACCCAGTCGACCAAGGTCGTCGAGACGATGGAGCAGTCCCTGCTCACCGGCACCCCGTTCGTGTTCTTCTACGACTCGGGTGGCGCCCGAATCCAGGAGGGCATCGACTCGCTGTCCGGCTACGGCAAGATGTTCTACGCGAACGTCAAGCTGTCGGGCGTCGTGCCGCAGGTCGCGGTCATCGCCGGCCCGTGTGCCGGTGGTGCCTCGTACTCCCCGGCACTGACCGACTTCATCATCATGACGAAGAAGGCCCAGATGTTCATCACGGGCCCCGGCGTCATCAAGTCGGTCACCGGTGAGGAGGTCACCGCCGACGAGCTCGGTGGTGCCGACGCGCACATGTCCACCTCCGGCAACATCCACTTCGTTGCCGAGGACGACGATGCCGCGATGCTCATCGCGCAGAAGCTGCTGAGCTTCCTGCCGCAGAACAACACCGAGGACGCCCAGATCGTCAACCCGAACAATGACGTGAGCCCCGATGAGTCCCTGCGTGACGTCGTCCCGCTGGACACCAACAAGGCCTACGACATTCGCGACGTCATCGCCAAGATCGTCGACTGGGGAGACTACCTGGAGGTCAAGGCCGGTTGGGCGACCAACATCGTCACCGCCTTCGCCCGCGTCAACGGTCGTACCGTCGGCATCGTCGCCAACCAGCCGAAGGTCATGGCCGGGTCGCTGGACATCGACGCCTCCGACAAGGCTGCCGAGTTCATCACCTTCTGTGACTCCTTCAACATCCCGCTGGTGCAGCTGGTGGACGTCCCCGGCTTCCTGCCGGGCGTCCAGCAGGAGTACGGCGGCATCATCCGCCACGGCGCGAAGATGCTGTACGCCTACTCCGAGGCCACCGTGCCGAAGATCACGATCGTGCTGCGCAAGGCATACGGCGGCTCCTACCTGGCCATGTGCAACCGTGACCTGGGTGCCGACGCCGTTTACGCCTGGCCCACCGCCGAGATCGCCGTCATGGGTGCCGCTGGCGCTGCCAACGTCATCTTCCGTCGCGAGATCAAGGCCTCCGAGGACCCGGCTGCCACCCGCGCCGAGAAGATCGACGAATACCAGAACGCCTTCAACACGCCTTACGTGGCTGCTGCCCGTGGGCAGGTTGACGACGTCATCGATCCGGCAGACACCCGTCGCAAGCTCGCCGTCGCCCTGGAGACTTACGCCACCAAGCGTCAGCCCCGTCCGGCCAAGAAGCACGGCGTCATGCCCTGCTGA